In a genomic window of Candidatus Rokuibacteriota bacterium:
- a CDS encoding amidohydrolase, with protein MHAHFVPEGYLRLIETDGEPHGVRLRPGPDGPTIMVGQVPFGPISRRYHDLALRLEAMDRQGVTVHALSLMPPMVYWADEALGTRLARLVNDAMAQAARAHPGRLVGLATLPMQAPAAAAAEAERAVRELGCRGVYLGTNVRGRDLDDPAFLPVFEAIAALGVPIFLHPINVIGGERLGPYYLHNLLGNPFDTAVAAARLVYGGVLDRFPALRVCLPHAGGAFPCLLGRLDRGYAVRPECRHLPRAPSAYLPHFFFDTISHAPEALRYLISVAGADRVMLGSDYCFDMGYEDPVAALETVRPLSRSDRERILGGNALALLGL; from the coding sequence ATCCACGCGCATTTCGTCCCCGAGGGGTATCTGAGACTCATCGAGACGGACGGCGAGCCTCACGGAGTGCGCCTCCGCCCCGGCCCCGACGGCCCCACCATCATGGTAGGCCAGGTCCCCTTCGGCCCGATCTCGCGCCGCTACCATGACCTCGCGCTGCGCCTCGAGGCGATGGACAGACAGGGGGTGACGGTGCACGCGCTGTCGCTCATGCCGCCAATGGTGTACTGGGCGGACGAGGCGCTCGGTACGCGGCTCGCGCGGCTCGTGAACGATGCGATGGCGCAGGCCGCGCGCGCCCATCCCGGCCGGCTGGTCGGCCTGGCCACGCTGCCGATGCAGGCGCCCGCGGCCGCCGCGGCCGAGGCCGAGCGCGCGGTGCGGGAACTGGGTTGCCGCGGCGTCTACCTCGGCACCAATGTGCGCGGTCGGGACCTGGACGATCCGGCCTTTCTCCCCGTCTTCGAGGCGATCGCGGCGCTGGGTGTCCCGATCTTCCTGCACCCCATCAACGTGATCGGCGGCGAGCGGCTCGGCCCGTACTATCTCCACAACCTCCTCGGCAACCCCTTCGACACCGCCGTGGCTGCGGCGCGGCTGGTCTACGGCGGGGTCCTCGACCGGTTCCCGGCGCTGCGCGTCTGCTTGCCCCATGCCGGCGGCGCCTTCCCGTGCCTCCTGGGCCGCCTTGACCGCGGATATGCGGTCCGCCCCGAGTGTCGACATCTGCCGCGGGCGCCCTCGGCGTACCTCCCGCACTTCTTCTTCGATACCATCTCGCATGCCCCGGAGGCGTTACGCTACCTCATCAGCGTTGCCGGCGCCGATCGCGTGATGCTCGGCAGCGACTACTGCTTCGACATGGGCTACGAGGATCCCGTGGCCGCCCTGGAGACGGTCCGGCCGCTGAGCCGGAGCGACCGCGAGCGCATCCTCGGCGGCAACGCCCTCGCCCTCCTCGGCCTCTGA